The Nocardia arthritidis genome has a window encoding:
- a CDS encoding acyltransferase domain-containing protein, with product MTPRVTLMFPGQGAQHRRMAAGLYRHEPVFTEVLDETLAAYGDQGAMLRALWLNPDPAVSIDATVPAQGLLFAVDYALGRMVLSWGVRPAVLLGHSVGEVVAATIAGVFDPAEICALLVERTKRLADGPAGGMLAVAATPSELACYLDDHIQVGAHNARRQTVLAGPEQALAAVQKQLCADGYVCRPIAAQTPFHSSAIAGLAEETALLFASIRLQPPKIPVLSAYTGHFLSAEEARNPDYWAIQPAEPVLFWPTLQTLLASGDHLLIEAGPSQGLSTAVRTHPSVRAGRTTVFPVLPPRQGRPEADRSAVRAVRAQLANQGLLTTEPV from the coding sequence ATGACACCTCGGGTGACCCTGATGTTCCCGGGTCAGGGCGCCCAGCACCGCCGAATGGCCGCCGGTTTGTACCGGCACGAACCGGTCTTCACCGAGGTGCTGGACGAGACCCTGGCGGCCTACGGTGACCAGGGTGCGATGCTGCGGGCCCTCTGGCTCAACCCGGATCCGGCGGTGTCCATCGATGCGACGGTTCCCGCGCAGGGCCTGTTGTTCGCGGTCGATTACGCACTCGGGCGCATGGTGCTGAGCTGGGGCGTGCGGCCGGCGGTGCTGCTCGGGCACAGCGTCGGCGAGGTGGTCGCGGCGACCATCGCCGGCGTATTCGATCCGGCGGAAATCTGCGCGTTGCTGGTGGAACGCACGAAACGACTGGCCGATGGCCCGGCGGGCGGCATGCTCGCCGTCGCGGCCACCCCGAGCGAACTGGCCTGTTACCTCGACGACCACATCCAGGTCGGCGCGCACAACGCTCGCCGCCAGACCGTCCTCGCCGGACCGGAGCAGGCCTTGGCCGCTGTACAGAAGCAACTGTGCGCCGACGGTTACGTCTGTCGGCCGATCGCGGCGCAGACCCCATTCCACAGCTCGGCGATCGCCGGCCTGGCCGAGGAAACCGCACTCCTGTTCGCGTCGATTCGGCTGCAACCACCGAAGATCCCGGTGCTCTCGGCCTACACCGGTCACTTTCTCAGCGCCGAAGAAGCCAGGAATCCCGACTACTGGGCGATTCAGCCCGCCGAGCCCGTGCTCTTCTGGCCGACGCTGCAGACCCTGCTGGCCTCCGGGGACCATCTACTCATCGAGGCAGGCCCGTCGCAGGGTCTGTCTACCGCAGTGCGCACCCATCCATCGGTACGTGCCGGTCGAACGACGGTGTTCCCCGTGTTGCCGCCGCGCCAGGGCCGTCCGGAGGCGGATCGGTCCGCCGTGCGGGCGGTGCGGGCCCAGCTGGCGAACCAGGGCCTGCTTACGACTGAACCAGTTTGA
- a CDS encoding ketoacyl-ACP synthase III family protein, whose amino-acid sequence MRYDDLYLASVASWLPPTMSAAEAIRLDHCEHRTPEATGVIAVTVASEADSPPEMAARAARTALARARCKPIDIDLVLHANANFQGHAMWSAAAYVQRSAVGNRCPAMEVRQSSNGGMAALALAAAWLGADPDRSAALVTGGDRWDMPAVDRWRSDPGTVYGDGAAALVLSRRGGFARLRSLALSSDSDLEGMHREGSAWGPASMDYRQPTDLGAHKRSFFAEVGLEYSADRADDGRQEALKTALAEGETELGEIDWFVLPHFGRRRLMSSYLRPLGIDIERTNWRSGRAIGHLGACDQFVGLEHFAQTGRLRAGTRGLVMGVGSGFSWSSAVIEILEEPRWPR is encoded by the coding sequence ATGAGATACGACGATCTATACCTCGCGTCGGTGGCCAGTTGGCTGCCACCGACGATGAGCGCGGCCGAGGCGATCCGGCTCGATCACTGCGAGCATCGAACACCCGAGGCGACCGGGGTCATCGCGGTAACGGTGGCGTCCGAGGCGGATTCGCCACCCGAGATGGCCGCCCGAGCCGCGCGGACCGCATTGGCCCGGGCTCGGTGCAAGCCGATCGACATCGACCTCGTATTGCACGCGAATGCCAATTTCCAGGGCCACGCCATGTGGTCGGCGGCGGCCTACGTGCAACGGTCGGCGGTCGGCAATCGGTGTCCGGCGATGGAGGTCCGGCAGAGTTCGAACGGCGGGATGGCGGCGCTGGCGCTGGCCGCGGCGTGGCTCGGCGCCGACCCGGACCGTTCGGCGGCGTTGGTGACCGGAGGGGACCGGTGGGACATGCCCGCGGTCGACCGCTGGCGCAGCGATCCGGGGACGGTATACGGCGACGGCGCCGCCGCCTTGGTGCTCTCCCGACGCGGCGGCTTCGCGCGCCTGCGCAGTCTGGCGCTGTCGTCCGATTCCGACCTGGAGGGCATGCATCGCGAAGGCAGCGCTTGGGGACCGGCATCGATGGACTACCGGCAGCCGACCGATTTGGGCGCGCACAAACGGTCCTTCTTCGCCGAGGTAGGTCTCGAGTACAGCGCCGACCGCGCCGACGACGGCAGGCAGGAAGCGCTGAAAACGGCGCTGGCCGAGGGCGAAACCGAACTCGGCGAAATCGACTGGTTCGTGCTACCGCATTTCGGGCGGAGGCGTCTGATGTCGAGCTATCTGCGACCGCTCGGCATCGATATCGAGCGGACGAACTGGCGCAGCGGCCGGGCGATCGGGCACCTCGGCGCGTGCGATCAGTTCGTCGGTCTGGAACATTTCGCGCAGACCGGCCGATTGCGGGCCGGTACGCGTGGGCTGGTTATGGGTGTCGGCAGCGGTTTCAGCTGGTCTTCTGCGGTGATCGAAATCCTGGAAGAGCCGCGCTGGCCGCGGTGA
- a CDS encoding nuclear transport factor 2 family protein: protein MSTDVNGIAFERLYAEVQQFYAQHFQLLDSGAAEEWAATFTEDGVFAPPTLPQPVRGRVALAEGLRRTIAELAAAGEVHRHWHGMISVDQDQDGSVRVTCYALVLATKLGGDSRLHRVCVCTDRLVREAGAFRVLHRSVTRDDLAAPAAFTAASAALPGFRSPQKTS, encoded by the coding sequence GTGTCCACCGACGTGAACGGCATCGCGTTCGAACGGCTGTACGCCGAAGTCCAGCAGTTCTACGCACAGCACTTCCAACTGCTCGATTCCGGCGCGGCCGAGGAATGGGCGGCCACATTCACCGAAGACGGCGTCTTCGCACCGCCGACCCTGCCGCAGCCGGTGCGCGGCAGGGTCGCGCTGGCCGAAGGCCTGCGCCGAACGATCGCCGAACTCGCGGCGGCGGGCGAGGTACACCGCCACTGGCACGGGATGATCAGCGTGGACCAGGACCAGGACGGTTCGGTGCGGGTCACCTGCTACGCGCTGGTGCTTGCCACGAAACTGGGCGGAGATTCCCGCCTCCACCGGGTCTGCGTCTGCACCGACCGCCTGGTGCGCGAGGCGGGTGCGTTTCGGGTGCTACACCGCTCGGTTACCCGGGACGATCTGGCGGCGCCTGCCGCCTTCACCGCGGCCAGCGCGGCTCTTCCAGGATTTCGATCACCGCAGAAGACCAGCTGA